In Uranotaenia lowii strain MFRU-FL chromosome 2, ASM2978415v1, whole genome shotgun sequence, one genomic interval encodes:
- the LOC129741422 gene encoding flagellar attachment zone protein 1-like: MNRPCESRIKVILNVGLKIPLNGLPNEQLNEHLKDYLYERLNKQLNEQLTEHLKEHLNEQLNEDLNEQLNERLNERLNERLNEHLNEQLNEHLKEHLNEQLNERLSEHLNEQLNERLNEHMNEQLHECLNEHPSEQLNERLNDRLNEHLNEQLNECLNEHSNEQLNERLNEHLNEQLNKRLNEHLNEHLNEQLNERLNERLNEHLNEQLNKRLKEHLNEQLNERLSEHLNEQLNERLNEHMNEQLNECLNEHPSEQLNERLNDRLNEHLNEQLNKRLNEHLNEHLNEQLNERLNERLNEHLNEQLNKRLKEHMNEQLNERLNEHLNEQLNKRLNEHLNEHLNEHLNEQLNERLNCFLNDFLEDLPLFF; the protein is encoded by the exons ATGAACCGACCTTGTGAATCACGAATT AAGGTAATTCTGAACGTCGGGCTGAAGATTCCTCTGAATGGATTACCGAATGAGCAGCTGAATGAGCATCTGAAAGATTATCTGTACGAGCGTCTGAACAAGCAGCTGAATGAGCAGCTAACTGAGCATCTGAAGGAGCATCTGAATGAGCAACTAAATGAGGATCTGAATGAGCAGCTAAATGAGCGTCTGAACGAGCGTCTGAACGAGCGTCTGAATGAGCATCTGAATGAGCAGCTAAATGAGCATCTGAAAGAGCATCTGAACGAGCAGTTAAATGAGCGTCTGAGTGAGCATCTGAATGAGCAGCTAAATGAGCGTCTGAACGAGCATATGAATGAGCAGCTACATGAGTGTCTGAACGAGCATCCGAGTGAGCAGCTAAATGAGCGTCTGAACGATCGTCTAAATGAGCATCTGAATGAGCAGCTAAATGAGTGTCTGAACGAGCATTCGAATGAGCAGCTGAATGAGCGTCTGAACGAGCATCTGAATGAGCAGCTAAATAAGCGTCTGAATGAGCATCTGAATGAGCATCTGAATGAGCAGCTAAATGAGCGTCTGAACGAGCGTCTGAATGAGCATCTGAATGAGCAGCTAAATAAGCGTCTGAAAGAGCATCTGAATGAGCAGTTAAATGAGCGTCTGAGTGAGCATCTGAATGAGCAGCTAAATGAGCGTCTGAACGAGCATATGAATGAGCAGTTAAATGAGTGTCTGAACGAGCATCCGAGTGAGCAGCTAAATGAGCGTCTGAACGATCGTCTAAATGAGCATCTGAATGAGCAGCTAAATAAGCGTCTGAATGAGCATCTGAATGAGCATCTGAATGAGCAGCTAAATGAGCGTCTGAACGAGCGTCTGAATGAGCATCTGAATGAGCAGCTAAATAAGCGTCTGAAAGAGCATATGAATGAGCAGCTAAATGAGCGTCTGAACGAGCATCTGAATGAGCAGCTAAATAAGCGTCTGAATGAGCATCTGAATGAGCATCTGAATGAGCATCTGAATGAGCAACTAAATGAGCGTCTGAActgttttttaaacgattttctggAGGATCTTCCACTATTTTTCTAG
- the LOC129741423 gene encoding uncharacterized protein LOC129741423: protein MRRFIGLEKRLLANLELKDMYTEFIHEYILMGHMKEVTEKNYQNQNCQNVVYYLPHHAVLKPDSTTTKLRVVFDASCRTSTGISLNDGLMVGPTIQNDLLSIILRFRLHRYAICADIEKMYRMVMIQQPDQHLQRILWRDSPDEKIRTYELTTVTYGTASAPYLATRCLRKLGEDSSATHPIGSKNLLALEGLSVPRWVGFSGRCLSVQLHGFCDASELAYGACLYLRCVHADDSVTVRLLTAKSRVAPLENLKLSKRKTTIPRLELSSALILSHLYEKFVSVNPNIKDVYLWTDSMIVKHWLASHPSRWQVYVANRVSEIQHITKMAKWNHVAGIENPADLISRGASPKQLRDQSLWFDGPKWLSQQQQSWPVENNVSSEEFEPTLLEEKPTTTLVALEVTENEILKAETQYSTCSDSSTA, encoded by the exons ATGAGGCGATTCATCGGGTTAGAAAAGAGACTTTTAGCCAATCTTGAACTGAAGGACATGTATACGGAATTCATCCACGAATATATTCTCATGGGTCACATGAAAGAAGTCACCGAGAAAAActatcagaatcaaaattgtcagaatgtTGTCTATTATCTTCCACACCATGCAGTGCTGAAACCGGATAGCACGACAACGAAACTACGTGTAGTTTTCGACGCTTCGTGTCGCACCTCAACCGGCATTTCTTTAAATGACGGGTTGATGGTCGGCCCAACGATTCAGAATGACCTGTTGTCCATCATCCTGCGCTTCCGTCTGCATCGATACGCCATCTGTGCAGATATTGAGAAGATGTATAGGATGGTGATGATACAACAACCGGATCAGCATTTACAGCGAATTTTATGGAGAGATTCGCCCGACGAAAAAATCAGAACCTATGAGTTAACGACCGTGACGTATGGAACGGCTAGCGCTCCATACCTGGCAACGAGGTGTTTAAGAAAGCTAGGAGAAGATAGCTCAGCCACTCATCCGATAGGCTCAAAG AATTTGTTGGCTTTGGAAGGGTTGTCCGTTCCAAGGTGGGTTGGGTTTAGCGGCAGATGCCTGTCAGTTCAACTACACGGTTTCTGCGATGCATCCGAATTGGCATATGGAGCCTGCCTATACCTTCGTTGTGTCCATGCGGATGACTCAGTAACAGTACGCCTACTAACTGCAAAATCCCGAGTGGCCccactagaaaatttgaaactatCAAAGCGCAAAACCACCATCCCTCGACTAGAACTTTCATCCGCCCTTATACTGAGTCATCTCTACGAAAAATTCGTTTCCGTCAATCCAAATATCAAAGATGTGTATCTATGGACTGACTCAATGATAGTGAAGCACTGGTTGGCTTCCCATCCTTCCCGTTGGCAAGTTTACGTCGCCAACCGTGTGTCAGAAATTCAAcacattacaaaaatggcaaaatggaATCACGTTGCTGGTATCGAGAACCCTGCCGATCTCATATCACGTGGAGCCTCACCTAAACAACTGCGCGATCAAAGCTTATGGTTTGATGGCCCAAAATGGCTATCTCAACAACAACAGTCATGGCCGGTGGAAAACAATGTTAGCTCAGAAGAATTCGAGCCAACGTTACTTGAAGAAAAGCCAACAACTACGCTTGTAGCCCTCGAAGTTACAGAAAATGAAATccttaaggcagaaacacaatacagc ACTTGTTCGGATAGTAGCACTGCTTAA